GTTGTATCGCATGGATTCGGACGAAAATGGTGGAGGGAACGTCCGGACGACGCCGGACACGTCAGCGGGAATCGGGTACCATTCTATTGTGTGTGCCTCAGTTTGCGACGCCGTACCCGGCATCGGTGATGGCCCTGTGGACGTACTCCACCGAGTCGTCGGTGCAGCGAACGTGGACTTTCCCCGTTTCCGCGTTCGCGGTGACTTCCCGGACGCCGATGACGTTTGAGACGTTCCGGGTGACGATTCGTTCGCAGCCGTCGCAGTGCATGCCAATTACCTCGAGTGTGTATCCTCGCATCGCAGTCGATACGAGGAATGGCGCGGCAATAAATAAGGAGTAATGCAAATATAATTCAACTTTATTCGAATCTAACTAAACAGTTCGAGGACCATGCCGTTCGCGCCGACGGCGACGTCTGCGTAGGACGCAGAGCCGAGCGCACAGCCGTGGAGCGTGTTCGAGGTCGGCGACTCCTGCGACCGCCACTGGCTGGCGTCGAGCGATTGGATGGCCCCACCGACACCGACGGCGAGGCCGCGCTCGGACCGTCGGTCGATAGCGTGCAGTGCCGACTTCCCGGTCGTAACCGAGAGCCAGTTGTGGCCGTTGTAGGCGTAGATTTCGCCTTCTTCGGTGGTCACGTCGACGAGCGCGTCGTCGACGACTGAGAGGTCGGTGAGCGAGACGCCAGCGCCGCGAATACCGACGGTCCGCCAGCCGTCTCCGGTCGTCCGGTAGACGCCGCCGCCGGTGTCGGCGACGAAGCCGGTACCGTGGCGGACGTCGATGGCAGCGACGCTCTCGCCGCCGCTCGGCTTAGTGACCGCGCCCCAACTGACGGTCCCACCGCCGTACGTTCCGGGCAGGAGTTCGCCGGAACCGTTGACGGCGTACACTGACTCGTTACCCGACCGACCGTCGACGGCGACGCCCTCCCACGAACTCGTCTTCCCGCTCGGCGCGGAGTAGTCCGTAATCCGCCCCGAGACGACGTTCAGGCGGCCGATAGCGCCGCTGTCACCGGCGAACCAGACCGCGTTCCCGTCGTCGGTCACGTCAGCGGCGACGAGACCGTTCGACGCGCCGCCTGGCCCATTTTCGGTAATCGCCTGCCACTCGCTCTCCCTGCGGCCGACGACGACACCGCCTTCACCGACTGCGACCGGCCCGTCGAGCGTCATCACGACGTCGTACAGCGCGCCGTCGGTAGGGGCGTTCACCTCGTTCCACCCGTGACTGGGTCGCGTGCCGCCGAGGCAGCCAGCCATCGTCGCGAGCACGGCTGCGCCCGTCGAAATCGCCGCGCGTCGGGTTATCGCTCGGTTCGACTGCTCCCCGCTCATACGAAGAGTGGCAGGCCGACGAACAGGACGAGCATTCCCGCGACTCCGGCGGTGACGCCCGTCGCGATGGCGATATCTTCACCCCAGACCGGGAGGCGCTCGATGGTGACGACCCCGGTGAGGACGGCCATCCAGAAGAAGTTCATCGACCCGATGGCGACCATGAGCGCGAAGATAGGCCACGTACAGCGGACGCATTTTATCCCGTGACGGAGACCCCGACGGACACCCGTGCCGAGCATTGCCGCGGGGGCGTCGACGGCAGTGCAGCAGTCGCGGAGCGAGCGGTGTTTGAACGCCGTGAGCTGGTAGAGGCCGACGAACCCGAGCATCACGCCGTAGACGAGTCGGCCGTTTCCGGTCACGGCGGCGTGGATGCCGACGAGGCTGTCGAGAGCCAACGGGACCGCACCGGTGACCGTCCAGACGAAGCTATATGCGAGGAGGAATTCTCCGACGGCGAGACTTTTCCGGGCCGGAGTACCGTCGAGTTGCTGGACGTACCGGCGAACGAACGGCGTCATCGCGGGGTACATCATCGCCGACATCATCACGCCCCACATCAGGAGGTAGGCGACGGCACCGGAGACTCCGTTCGCAGTGCCGATGGCTTCGGGAACGCCGGGTGCCGACATCGGTCCGGGCGCGCCCACCATCGGCATCGGGAGCCAGCCGTTCAGCAGGACGGTCCATAGGACGGCCGTCGTGGCGAGCATCGCCGTCGTAGTTCGGGGGAACCCACCGGCGGATACCGCGGAAATCTGTTCGATACGACGCTTCATTGTCTGTCGGAAAGTCTCTGACATTGCTGGTCTCTGAGAACTGGGTGCCCCGATTTCGGGGCGGTTTCGGAGAACTGTTCGATTCGGGGGCTGTTCGAGCGTCTTCGTGCAAATGCGATGCGGTGGTGGTTCTCGCACGCCGCGCGCTCCGGTGGTGGCAGCGAGTGCCAACACGCTGCGTTTCGGTCCGTCACGGTCCGGTAGGCTACCGGATTCACGGTTCCTCCGGCCGGTTCGTCGCCATCTTCGGCGACTCTCGCCGCGGCGTGAACGCGCCGGGTGCGGCCGTCCGCTTCGCGATCGTGGCGATGCGGAGGACGAACGAGAGCAGAATGACGAACGGAATCGTCTCCAGCGTGATTGCGAGACTCACGAGTCCGTCGAGAAGCACGGGGGCGTTCGGCAGCGGTTCGCCGTTAGCGAACACCATGATGACGTACATTGCGACGAAGAACGCGCCGACGCCGGAGTAGCCGATGAGCCGCGAGAGGTTCGACAGTTCCTGCTGGATGTAGATGGCTTTGAAGTACTGTCTGAGCACGTCGAGCGAGAGCAGTAGTTCCTCCAGTTCGTCTAGGAGGTCCGTCGCTCTGCCCGGCAGTCGGTCGTAGTGTTCGGCCCGAATCCGCCGGATCCGATTTATCGACTCCGAGTACGGGTCACCCATCATCGGCAGCAACACGACGATGAGTCGGAGATGACTCCCGTTGAGTCGCGTCCGAATCTCGTCGGTCTCTCTGTCGACGGTGGCGACGAGTTCGTCGATCGAATCGACCAGTTCTGGATCGCCGACGCGTTCGACGACGGTTCGGAGTTCGACCGTCCGCGTCACAACGCTCTCGACCACGTCGCTCAGAAACAGCGCCGGTTCCGTCGGCGGGGGGCCGTCGCCCGCCTGTAGTTCAGCCATCTCCGAACGGAGAGTGCGAACGCCCCGTATCTGCTCGCGCAGGCCCTTCGGCGACTCCATCAACTGCGATACGGTGAGCTGATTCACCGTGATAACGATGGGGACGAACGAGAACAGCCCGGAGAT
The sequence above is drawn from the Haloprofundus salinisoli genome and encodes:
- a CDS encoding heavy-metal-associated domain-containing protein, coding for MRGYTLEVIGMHCDGCERIVTRNVSNVIGVREVTANAETGKVHVRCTDDSVEYVHRAITDAGYGVAN
- a CDS encoding DUF2182 domain-containing protein; translated protein: MKRRIEQISAVSAGGFPRTTTAMLATTAVLWTVLLNGWLPMPMVGAPGPMSAPGVPEAIGTANGVSGAVAYLLMWGVMMSAMMYPAMTPFVRRYVQQLDGTPARKSLAVGEFLLAYSFVWTVTGAVPLALDSLVGIHAAVTGNGRLVYGVMLGFVGLYQLTAFKHRSLRDCCTAVDAPAAMLGTGVRRGLRHGIKCVRCTWPIFALMVAIGSMNFFWMAVLTGVVTIERLPVWGEDIAIATGVTAGVAGMLVLFVGLPLFV